One region of Paenibacillus polymyxa M1 genomic DNA includes:
- a CDS encoding acetate uptake transporter — translation MQNESHSNVKIITADPSAIGLFGLAIVTLVASSQKLGLTEGLSFIIPWAIFLGAFAQLFACIQDAKHNNTFGMTAFGAYAFFWLAVASSWMIKMGVFGSELASAVDGRQLGVAFAGYLIFTLFMTIGAMETHKVLFFIFVLIDFLFLGLSFDAFGIAPEVFHTIAAYAEMGIGLLSLYGTGAAVLNAHFGRTFLPVGRPFGIFKPRP, via the coding sequence ATGCAAAATGAATCTCATTCTAACGTAAAAATCATAACGGCCGATCCGAGCGCGATCGGCCTGTTTGGCTTGGCCATTGTAACGCTTGTAGCTTCATCCCAAAAGCTTGGTCTCACCGAGGGCTTGAGCTTTATTATTCCTTGGGCTATCTTCCTGGGTGCCTTTGCACAGCTGTTTGCCTGCATTCAGGATGCAAAGCATAACAACACCTTTGGCATGACGGCATTTGGCGCTTACGCCTTCTTCTGGTTAGCCGTAGCTAGTAGCTGGATGATTAAAATGGGCGTATTCGGCTCAGAGCTGGCATCAGCGGTGGATGGTAGGCAGCTCGGCGTTGCCTTTGCCGGCTATCTCATCTTTACGCTCTTCATGACCATTGGAGCAATGGAGACGCACAAGGTTCTATTTTTTATTTTTGTGTTGATTGATTTTCTGTTCCTCGGCCTTAGCTTCGATGCATTCGGCATCGCCCCAGAGGTGTTCCACACCATCGCCGCTTATGCTGAAATGGGCATTGGCCTACTCTCGCTGTACGGTACAGGAGCTGCTGTTCTGAATGCACATTTTGGCCGTACATTCCTGCCTGTAGGACGTCCTTTCGGCATCTTCAAACCACGTCCTTAG
- a CDS encoding spore coat protein yields MDYVDPKNSLNMPEMADTTLAMDFLVRVKEGVRNTAIALTETVSTDARTLLRNQLHQGIALHQEITDLMVRKKWFHPYDLQKQYQLDQLSANKTVDISKMKLFPDDTTRKGMFDRTPDEHMGGNQA; encoded by the coding sequence ATGGATTATGTGGACCCAAAAAACTCATTAAATATGCCGGAAATGGCAGACACGACCCTTGCAATGGATTTTCTGGTTCGCGTCAAGGAAGGGGTTCGGAACACAGCAATAGCTTTGACAGAAACTGTCTCTACCGATGCCAGAACCCTATTACGTAATCAACTGCATCAAGGCATTGCGCTTCATCAGGAAATTACCGATCTTATGGTACGAAAAAAATGGTTTCATCCCTATGATCTGCAAAAGCAATATCAATTGGATCAACTGTCAGCCAATAAGACGGTGGACATCAGTAAAATGAAACTGTTCCCAGACGATACCACCCGCAAAGGTATGTTTGATCGCACGCCGGACGAACATATGGGAGGAAACCAGGCATGA
- a CDS encoding FAD-dependent oxidoreductase: MKQDECRTTFPQFPESYWLASTDVPNFPKLNEDIQVDVAIVGAGITGITTAYLLSKKGLHVAVVDAGRILHGTTGHTTAKITAQHDLIYSEFLSHFGKEKTRLYYEANRDALEFIRQTVEEYHIDCQFTEEDAYVYTCADTHVEKINDEYKAYKELGIPGSYVEQTPLPFSTKAAIMMANQAQFNPIPFLRYLANQVIRQGGKIYEQTTVVGVDKGTPSIINTSDGHKITCNYVVSSSHFPFNDPNSLYFARLHAERSYVLAVKTDKTYPGGMYISAETPKRSLRSVLINGEPMVIVGGEGHKTGQGICTFQYYEALEKFAEQTFGLKEIVYRWSAQDLYSLDKLPYIGQELSDVSNILVATGYRKWGMTTSVAAALLNTNLITRRESPYRDLFSPSRFHADPDIKTFVTQNANVAKHLIAGKLEISYKKAEELQQDEGAVVRVNGKRAGAYRDPQGALHLVDTTCTHMGCEVDWNEAERTWDCPCHGSRFSYQGEVIEGPAKKALGKVEAE; encoded by the coding sequence ATGAAACAAGACGAGTGTCGTACGACCTTCCCGCAATTTCCAGAATCGTATTGGTTAGCTTCAACTGACGTCCCCAATTTCCCCAAGCTTAATGAAGATATTCAGGTGGATGTTGCTATTGTAGGTGCGGGGATCACCGGTATTACCACTGCTTATTTACTTTCTAAAAAAGGACTACACGTCGCAGTCGTTGACGCAGGGCGGATACTTCATGGAACAACGGGCCATACCACCGCCAAAATTACCGCACAACATGATTTGATCTATAGCGAGTTCCTCTCACATTTTGGTAAAGAGAAAACCCGACTCTATTATGAAGCTAACCGCGATGCTCTTGAATTCATCAGACAAACGGTAGAAGAGTATCATATCGATTGTCAATTTACAGAAGAAGATGCCTACGTTTATACATGTGCGGATACGCATGTGGAAAAAATCAACGACGAATATAAAGCTTACAAGGAACTTGGCATCCCGGGAAGTTATGTCGAACAAACGCCTCTGCCCTTTTCAACTAAAGCAGCTATTATGATGGCAAACCAAGCTCAGTTTAATCCGATTCCTTTCTTAAGGTATCTAGCCAATCAAGTCATCCGGCAAGGCGGGAAGATTTATGAACAGACCACCGTTGTGGGTGTGGATAAAGGAACCCCCTCTATTATTAATACAAGCGACGGGCACAAGATTACCTGCAACTATGTCGTATCCTCCTCTCATTTTCCGTTCAATGATCCAAACAGTCTTTATTTTGCGCGATTGCATGCCGAGCGGTCTTATGTACTAGCGGTCAAGACGGACAAAACCTATCCGGGTGGTATGTACATAAGTGCGGAAACCCCTAAACGTTCGCTTCGCTCTGTACTAATAAACGGTGAACCGATGGTCATCGTCGGTGGCGAAGGCCACAAAACGGGTCAAGGAATCTGCACATTTCAATACTATGAAGCTTTAGAAAAGTTTGCAGAGCAAACATTTGGATTAAAGGAAATCGTCTATCGCTGGTCGGCACAGGACCTGTACTCGTTAGACAAGCTCCCTTATATCGGGCAGGAATTATCCGATGTTTCTAACATCCTCGTTGCTACGGGTTATAGAAAATGGGGGATGACCACAAGTGTCGCGGCGGCTTTATTAAATACGAATCTGATTACCAGAAGGGAAAGCCCGTATCGGGATCTTTTCTCCCCTTCAAGATTCCATGCAGACCCTGACATTAAAACATTTGTAACACAAAATGCGAATGTGGCGAAGCACTTGATTGCCGGTAAGCTGGAAATCAGCTATAAAAAAGCCGAAGAACTCCAGCAAGACGAAGGGGCAGTCGTCCGGGTAAACGGCAAAAGAGCGGGCGCCTATCGAGACCCACAAGGAGCTTTGCACCTGGTGGACACTACGTGCACCCATATGGGCTGTGAAGTTGACTGGAACGAGGCCGAAAGAACATGGGATTGCCCATGTCATGGCTCACGCTTTTCATATCAAGGCGAAGTAATTGAAGGACCCGCTAAAAAAGCACTTGGCAAGGTTGAAGCCGAATAG
- a CDS encoding YfbR-like 5'-deoxynucleotidase: MGIHTYFRSLNELERIIRCPGKFKFEEHSVSAHSWKVVQYAKTLADIEERNGVCIDWKKLYEITSSHDYGEIFIGDIKTPVKHSSKELRLLIQQVEEGMIEYFIEENIPEDFKAIFRKQLREGKDDSVEGLILEVADKMDQVYEAFAELQRGNTEKEFIVMYRNALVKIKNIQLHCVEYFLENILPDMVKEETPSSIDIKKITEEALAL, encoded by the coding sequence ATGGGGATTCACACCTATTTTCGATCGCTAAATGAGTTGGAAAGAATTATCCGTTGTCCGGGCAAGTTTAAATTCGAGGAACATAGTGTATCGGCTCATTCCTGGAAAGTAGTACAATATGCCAAAACGCTAGCTGATATTGAAGAGAGAAACGGTGTCTGCATTGACTGGAAAAAACTATACGAGATTACCAGCAGTCACGATTATGGGGAGATTTTTATTGGAGACATTAAGACGCCTGTTAAGCATTCCTCCAAGGAACTGCGGCTATTAATCCAGCAGGTCGAAGAAGGTATGATTGAGTATTTTATTGAAGAGAATATTCCCGAGGATTTTAAAGCGATTTTCCGCAAACAGCTAAGAGAAGGTAAAGATGATTCTGTTGAAGGTTTAATTTTAGAAGTAGCGGATAAAATGGATCAGGTGTATGAAGCATTTGCCGAGCTTCAGCGGGGGAATACCGAAAAGGAATTTATCGTGATGTACCGTAATGCGCTTGTAAAAATCAAGAATATTCAATTACACTGCGTTGAATATTTTTTGGAAAATATCCTACCAGATATGGTAAAGGAAGAAACGCCTTCATCCATTGATATCAAAAAGATTACGGAAGAGGCTTTAGCTCTGTAA
- a CDS encoding nucleotide excision repair endonuclease, with translation MINITIPTPDITITKQVNPELSHIYGFTDFHLIPRDKAGIFMFYNAQEELLFVGKARKLRPRIKKHFEDNVSPIKANRKEVAIIEVCIVEDAVDREIYETYIINSQKAKYNVEKVFYK, from the coding sequence GTGATTAATATAACGATTCCAACTCCGGATATCACAATTACCAAACAGGTTAACCCTGAGCTCAGCCATATTTATGGATTTACAGATTTCCACCTGATTCCTAGAGATAAGGCTGGTATCTTTATGTTCTACAATGCACAGGAGGAATTACTGTTCGTTGGTAAAGCAAGAAAGTTAAGACCCAGAATCAAAAAGCATTTTGAAGATAACGTATCGCCGATCAAGGCTAATCGGAAAGAAGTGGCGATTATTGAGGTCTGTATTGTGGAAGATGCGGTAGATCGTGAAATTTATGAAACCTACATCATCAATTCGCAAAAGGCTAAATATAACGTTGAAAAAGTGTTTTATAAGTAA
- a CDS encoding response regulator transcription factor — protein MFKILLIEDDETLFHEIKDRLTQWAYDVYGIQDFSKVIQEFTTIKPDLVVIDIQLPKFDGFHWCRMIRSHSNVPIIFLSSRDHPTDIVMSMQLGADDFIQKPFHFDVLIAKLQATLRRVYNYNTEPVSLKTWRGATVDYEKNVVANEAGSIELTKNEIFILKLLIEQKNKIVAREELIKSLWDDERFVSDNTLTVNLNRLRKKLDELDLGRFIETKVGQGYMATEEAPAYD, from the coding sequence TTGTTTAAAATCTTGCTGATTGAAGATGATGAAACTTTGTTCCATGAAATAAAGGACAGGTTAACTCAATGGGCATATGATGTGTACGGTATCCAGGATTTTAGTAAAGTCATTCAAGAATTCACAACGATAAAGCCTGATCTGGTCGTGATTGATATTCAATTACCGAAATTTGATGGTTTTCATTGGTGTCGAATGATTCGATCCCACTCTAACGTCCCGATCATCTTTTTATCATCGCGGGATCACCCTACGGATATAGTGATGTCAATGCAGCTTGGAGCGGATGATTTTATCCAAAAACCGTTTCATTTTGATGTACTGATTGCAAAATTACAGGCGACACTTCGCCGTGTATACAATTACAATACAGAACCTGTTTCCCTGAAAACATGGCGTGGAGCGACGGTCGATTATGAAAAAAATGTAGTAGCCAATGAGGCTGGCTCCATCGAATTAACCAAGAACGAGATTTTTATTTTGAAGCTGCTGATTGAACAAAAAAATAAAATTGTCGCACGAGAGGAATTAATTAAAAGCCTCTGGGATGATGAACGTTTTGTCAGCGACAATACCCTGACCGTCAATTTGAACCGCCTGCGTAAAAAATTGGACGAGCTGGATTTGGGCCGTTTCATTGAAACGAAAGTGGGGCAAGGCTACATGGCTACAGAAGAGGCACCTGCCTATGATTAA
- a CDS encoding spore coat protein: MNILLEHLTGLNILTDQVIAADFLNTAKSGVRNYAMAVTEAGTPEIKAMLTKQLDEAIDMHEQISTYMIERGWYHPWNVNEQLSMDLQNINTALQAPVL, translated from the coding sequence ATGAACATACTCTTGGAGCATTTGACCGGACTAAATATTTTAACCGACCAAGTGATTGCTGCCGATTTCTTAAACACCGCCAAAAGCGGTGTGAGAAATTACGCCATGGCTGTAACGGAAGCGGGAACTCCAGAAATTAAGGCTATGCTTACAAAACAACTGGATGAAGCTATTGATATGCATGAGCAAATCTCAACGTACATGATCGAACGCGGCTGGTATCACCCATGGAACGTAAACGAGCAGCTGTCGATGGATCTGCAAAATATCAATACCGCATTGCAAGCTCCTGTTTTGTAA
- a CDS encoding helix-turn-helix transcriptional regulator: MNKTDRLLAILLELQRKDIIRAEDLAAIFETSVRTIYRDIQALSESGVPIVGAPGIGYSLMEGYFLPPVSFTVEEAVALLIGTDFVEQKFDTDYGMKAQTSRRKIEAILPESVRREVAQVRTTIRLLAVGKGTNHTEKAYLETLRIAVLAKQKVRFGYSKKMPEADGNRQSVRVVAPYGLVLLHGSWVLIGQCELRQQLRHFRLSRMNDLIMLEDGYQLPIDFNLQDYKQADDRHINVHIQIRSDIVDKVKEANHFYMESMEEREDGIHVFFRVRHPEELLSWILGWGADVVVLEPESLRERVRTEVEKMLKCY; the protein is encoded by the coding sequence ATGAACAAAACCGACCGCTTGCTGGCTATCTTGCTAGAGTTACAACGTAAGGATATTATACGGGCCGAGGATTTAGCGGCGATTTTCGAAACGAGTGTGAGAACGATCTATCGGGATATTCAGGCTCTCAGCGAATCGGGCGTACCGATTGTAGGAGCACCGGGTATTGGATATTCTTTGATGGAGGGATACTTCCTGCCTCCTGTAAGCTTTACTGTAGAAGAGGCTGTAGCGCTGCTAATCGGAACAGATTTTGTCGAACAAAAATTTGATACAGACTATGGCATGAAGGCGCAAACTTCACGCAGAAAAATCGAAGCTATTTTACCAGAGAGCGTTCGCAGGGAAGTTGCCCAGGTGCGAACGACTATCAGACTGCTGGCGGTGGGTAAAGGAACAAACCATACAGAGAAAGCCTATTTGGAAACGCTGCGCATCGCTGTATTGGCTAAACAGAAGGTTCGGTTTGGTTACTCCAAAAAAATGCCAGAGGCTGACGGGAATCGCCAAAGTGTGCGTGTGGTCGCTCCTTATGGTCTTGTACTGCTGCATGGTTCGTGGGTTTTGATTGGACAATGCGAATTGCGGCAACAGCTGCGCCATTTCCGTTTGTCGCGTATGAACGATCTGATCATGCTGGAGGACGGTTATCAGTTGCCTATTGATTTTAATTTGCAGGATTATAAGCAAGCTGATGACCGCCACATAAATGTTCACATACAAATCCGTTCGGATATTGTAGATAAAGTGAAGGAAGCGAACCATTTTTACATGGAGTCCATGGAGGAGCGTGAGGATGGAATCCATGTATTTTTCCGTGTTAGACACCCAGAGGAATTACTATCATGGATACTTGGTTGGGGCGCAGATGTGGTAGTGCTGGAGCCTGAATCGCTTCGCGAGCGTGTCCGGACAGAAGTGGAAAAAATGTTGAAATGCTACTGA
- a CDS encoding winged helix-turn-helix transcriptional regulator → MIWLRKRLNNGVNCTPTKGCPVEVTLSIIGGKWKGIILYELLGGTKRFQDLRRALPTATQKMLTLQLRELEADNLIHREVHHLVPPKVEYSLTPLGASLESILTQMKAWGERFQAEHHLSLFKPEITNRCNK, encoded by the coding sequence ATGATATGGTTGAGAAAACGGCTGAACAATGGAGTTAATTGCACGCCGACTAAAGGCTGTCCGGTGGAAGTAACCTTAAGCATTATCGGCGGAAAGTGGAAAGGAATCATTCTGTACGAATTGCTGGGTGGAACTAAGCGGTTTCAAGATCTGCGGCGGGCACTTCCCACGGCCACTCAAAAAATGCTGACCCTCCAACTACGAGAGTTAGAGGCAGACAATCTCATTCACCGTGAAGTTCATCACCTTGTTCCGCCTAAAGTGGAATACTCGCTAACCCCGCTCGGAGCTTCGCTTGAGTCAATACTCACCCAAATGAAGGCTTGGGGAGAACGGTTTCAGGCCGAACATCATCTCTCACTTTTCAAACCTGAAATAACGAACCGGTGTAATAAATGA
- a CDS encoding aldo/keto reductase, which produces MKKKQLGNSELQVSALGLGCMGMSEYYGELDDQESIKTLHRALELGINFWDTADVYGVGKNEKLISQVLRSHRDEVVLATKFSIMRGEDGGFMGVSGRPEYVKQACDRSLQRLGVDVIDLYYQHRVDPNVPIEETVGAMSDLVQAGKVRYLGLSEASPALIRRAHKVHPITALQTEYSLWSREAEDEVIPTCKELGIEFVAYSPLGRGFLSGQIQKFDDFAEDDFRRTVPRFQPENFQKNLDLVQHVKDLAAQKGVKPSQLALAWLLAQEGIVPIPGTKRVTYLEENAGAVNVGLSAEEMETINAIIPKGMAAGLRYPAERMPNWQAE; this is translated from the coding sequence TTGAAAAAGAAACAACTGGGTAACAGCGAGCTTCAAGTATCTGCTCTGGGTCTGGGCTGCATGGGGATGTCCGAGTATTATGGTGAGTTGGATGATCAGGAATCGATCAAAACACTTCATCGTGCGTTGGAGCTGGGGATCAACTTCTGGGATACAGCCGATGTGTACGGTGTGGGGAAAAATGAAAAACTGATCAGTCAAGTCCTGCGCAGCCACCGGGATGAGGTAGTGTTGGCTACCAAATTCTCCATTATGCGCGGGGAGGATGGGGGATTCATGGGTGTCAGCGGTCGTCCTGAATATGTAAAACAGGCATGTGATCGCAGCCTGCAAAGATTGGGTGTAGATGTGATTGATTTGTACTATCAGCATCGTGTTGACCCGAATGTGCCTATTGAAGAAACAGTAGGGGCGATGAGTGATCTGGTTCAAGCGGGTAAAGTCCGCTATCTGGGGCTATCCGAAGCGTCTCCTGCACTGATCAGACGTGCTCACAAGGTACACCCGATTACAGCGTTGCAAACAGAATACTCCTTATGGAGCCGGGAAGCGGAAGATGAGGTTATACCCACATGTAAGGAGCTGGGCATCGAATTTGTGGCCTACAGTCCACTGGGCCGCGGCTTTTTGAGTGGGCAAATTCAGAAGTTTGATGATTTTGCAGAAGATGATTTCCGTCGCACGGTGCCGCGTTTTCAGCCTGAGAATTTCCAGAAGAATCTGGATCTCGTGCAGCATGTTAAGGATCTTGCGGCTCAAAAAGGAGTCAAGCCTTCTCAGCTTGCTTTGGCCTGGCTGCTTGCGCAAGAGGGAATTGTACCGATTCCCGGTACTAAACGGGTCACGTATTTAGAGGAAAATGCAGGAGCAGTGAATGTGGGCTTGTCCGCAGAGGAAATGGAGACTATTAACGCAATCATCCCCAAAGGAATGGCAGCGGGCCTTCGTTACCCGGCAGAGCGGATGCCAAATTGGCAAGCGGAATAA
- a CDS encoding RCC1 domain-containing protein, which translates to MLKKLALTALAASTLLVGSSITASADSAVNYDHLLSAGTTNAYLAMEDGSSFYATGSNGNGKLGVGAGGGNNKTSPMQADVSDIAMIDAGDLHSTLLKKDGTIWSWGFASYGELGTGNKRDTARVPVKNKYIDNVKEVRAGGQFTLALKNDGTVWAYGENNFGQLGIGTKGVSAFSVKPVQVQGLEDIVAIDAGDSFGAALDKNNQLWVWGRGYDGALGQDDKENQLTPVQYRIDDIKTFTAGADRIYVLTNSGEVYASGSNTSGKLGDGTSTFRRSPVLINISDVNRLKAGKTQTFALKNDGTLWGWGTNNEGQVGDGTDVFSVKVPSQVVDDTNTPLTDVVAFSAAGTHSHALTADGTVWSWGFNRNGELGIGNTKQQNAATKTNFPNPFSK; encoded by the coding sequence ATGTTAAAAAAACTCGCTCTAACAGCTCTTGCCGCATCAACACTTCTAGTGGGGAGCTCCATTACGGCAAGCGCCGATTCTGCCGTGAATTACGACCATTTGCTTTCAGCAGGGACCACTAACGCTTACTTGGCTATGGAAGATGGATCTTCATTTTACGCAACGGGAAGTAACGGCAATGGCAAGCTCGGCGTGGGCGCTGGCGGAGGGAATAATAAAACAAGCCCGATGCAAGCAGATGTATCTGACATCGCTATGATTGATGCTGGTGATTTGCACTCAACCTTGCTCAAAAAAGACGGAACGATCTGGTCTTGGGGTTTTGCAAGTTACGGCGAACTAGGAACAGGGAACAAGCGGGATACGGCAAGAGTCCCTGTTAAAAACAAATATATTGATAATGTTAAGGAAGTGAGAGCAGGAGGTCAATTTACACTTGCCCTCAAAAATGACGGTACGGTGTGGGCTTATGGAGAAAACAACTTTGGGCAACTGGGCATTGGCACCAAAGGAGTTTCCGCCTTTTCCGTTAAGCCTGTCCAGGTACAAGGCTTAGAAGATATTGTAGCCATTGACGCTGGTGACAGTTTTGGCGCAGCTCTAGACAAAAATAATCAGTTATGGGTATGGGGGCGTGGTTATGATGGCGCTCTGGGACAGGACGATAAAGAAAACCAGCTTACCCCTGTTCAATACCGAATTGATGATATCAAAACCTTTACCGCTGGAGCTGACCGTATTTATGTATTAACGAACAGCGGGGAAGTATACGCTTCGGGTAGCAATACTTCTGGTAAGCTGGGGGATGGAACCTCTACCTTTAGAAGATCACCTGTATTGATCAACATTTCCGACGTAAATAGACTGAAAGCAGGCAAAACCCAAACTTTCGCGCTGAAAAATGACGGAACTCTTTGGGGTTGGGGAACTAATAATGAAGGACAGGTAGGTGACGGGACCGATGTATTTTCTGTTAAAGTCCCATCCCAAGTTGTAGATGACACTAACACGCCACTAACCGATGTAGTAGCATTCAGTGCAGCAGGAACCCACTCCCATGCTTTGACAGCCGATGGGACGGTCTGGTCCTGGGGATTTAATAGAAATGGTGAACTGGGAATTGGCAATACCAAGCAACAAAATGCAGCCACTAAAACCAACTTCCCGAATCCATTTTCAAAATAA
- a CDS encoding DUF1330 domain-containing protein → MSAYVIVDIKVEEEAVFKQYAELADALLQEVPGFRNLTLDPQPETLEGTWKPSIVVVHEFPTYEAAKQFYYSDDYAPLIKLRQSGTQANVILVNGRA, encoded by the coding sequence ATGAGCGCATATGTTATCGTAGATATAAAAGTAGAGGAAGAAGCTGTTTTCAAACAATACGCAGAGCTAGCAGATGCGCTGCTGCAGGAAGTTCCGGGATTCCGCAACCTTACGCTAGATCCACAGCCCGAGACACTGGAAGGCACATGGAAGCCGTCAATAGTCGTAGTTCACGAATTCCCGACTTACGAGGCTGCCAAGCAGTTCTATTATTCCGATGACTACGCGCCCTTAATTAAGCTGCGTCAATCAGGAACTCAAGCTAACGTTATTCTGGTTAACGGAAGAGCATAA
- a CDS encoding phosphodiester glycosidase family protein: protein MPANYSYTKTSDGFHVIITPASNIQNKNIRSRITQQTDYGINGGFFYPISTTKPPTQGLSMAVTPNNTHDIKANAKENSRGTAFIFTESNKTKIGITRTSSLTDLKKQMGTAIKYKSIISGGSLSLKNEEEVWLKELKEIENFDLNGTLRYTESIGRTGLGFKVVNNIWQVYLVVHENATLKQLRNYFIKQDCFEAILLDGGGSSGIQVKNSAGTMVKYEQTRYIYNMVKLVNIT from the coding sequence ATGCCAGCAAACTACTCTTACACCAAAACGTCTGATGGTTTCCATGTGATCATTACGCCAGCCTCGAATATTCAAAATAAAAATATTCGAAGCCGGATCACACAGCAAACCGATTACGGGATTAATGGGGGCTTCTTTTACCCTATCAGCACCACAAAACCACCAACTCAAGGTTTATCCATGGCGGTGACACCTAATAACACTCACGATATTAAGGCAAATGCCAAAGAGAATAGTCGAGGTACTGCATTTATTTTTACGGAAAGCAACAAAACAAAAATAGGGATTACCCGTACTTCAAGTCTGACGGATCTCAAAAAACAAATGGGAACGGCCATTAAGTACAAATCCATTATTAGCGGCGGTAGTCTGTCACTGAAGAATGAGGAAGAAGTATGGCTCAAGGAGCTGAAAGAGATTGAAAATTTCGATCTGAACGGAACCTTGCGATACACCGAATCCATCGGACGGACAGGCTTGGGCTTCAAAGTCGTCAATAACATTTGGCAGGTCTACCTGGTTGTTCATGAAAATGCGACGCTCAAACAACTTCGCAACTATTTTATCAAGCAGGATTGCTTCGAAGCCATTCTTCTGGATGGTGGAGGCTCGTCCGGCATTCAGGTCAAAAATTCTGCAGGCACTATGGTCAAATATGAGCAAACACGTTATATCTACAACATGGTAAAACTTGTAAACATCACCTAA
- a CDS encoding zinc-dependent alcohol dehydrogenase: protein MKAVTYQGIKNVVVKDVPDPSIQKADDAIIRLTTTAICGSDLHLIHGMIPNLQEDYVIGHEPMGVVEEVGSGVTKLKKGDRVIIPFNIACGECFYCKNQLESQCDHSNEHGEMGGFFGYSGTTGGYPGGQAEYLRVPFANFTHFKIPESCEHPDEKLCLIADAMTTAFWSVDNAGVKDGDTVVIIGCGPVGLLAQKFAWFKGAKRVIAADYLDYRLQHAKRTNHVEIVNVESQENVGNYLKEITKGGADVVIDCSGMSGKMSPLESLASGLKLHGGALGGLVIATQAVRKGGTIQVTGVYGGRYNGFPLGDIFQRNVNLRTGQAPVIHYMPYMYELIDTGKVDPGDVVTHVIPLSDAKRGYEIFDTRQDNCIKVVLKP, encoded by the coding sequence ATGAAAGCAGTGACCTACCAAGGTATCAAAAACGTTGTGGTTAAAGATGTTCCGGACCCGAGTATTCAAAAAGCCGATGATGCGATTATTAGACTGACAACAACCGCTATTTGTGGTTCAGATCTGCATCTCATTCATGGAATGATTCCGAATCTACAAGAGGATTATGTAATTGGGCATGAGCCGATGGGGGTTGTAGAAGAAGTCGGCAGCGGCGTAACCAAATTGAAAAAGGGAGACCGCGTGATCATTCCGTTCAACATCGCGTGCGGTGAATGCTTTTATTGTAAAAACCAATTGGAAAGCCAATGTGATCATTCGAATGAGCATGGAGAAATGGGCGGTTTCTTCGGCTACTCCGGGACAACTGGTGGATATCCAGGTGGACAAGCTGAATATTTGCGTGTGCCTTTTGCCAACTTTACTCACTTCAAAATTCCGGAGAGTTGTGAACATCCTGACGAGAAGCTTTGCCTGATTGCTGATGCCATGACTACTGCATTCTGGAGCGTCGATAATGCCGGAGTGAAGGATGGGGATACCGTCGTTATTATCGGCTGTGGACCGGTAGGTCTGTTAGCGCAAAAGTTCGCCTGGTTCAAAGGGGCTAAACGAGTCATTGCGGCAGACTATCTCGATTATCGTCTGCAACACGCGAAGCGCACCAATCACGTGGAGATCGTGAATGTGGAATCGCAAGAAAACGTCGGCAACTACCTCAAGGAAATAACCAAAGGAGGCGCGGACGTAGTTATTGACTGCTCCGGCATGAGCGGCAAAATGTCTCCGCTGGAGTCCTTGGCTTCCGGACTTAAGCTTCACGGTGGAGCTTTAGGAGGATTGGTCATAGCTACACAGGCTGTCCGCAAAGGCGGCACCATTCAAGTTACCGGGGTATACGGCGGTCGATATAACGGTTTTCCTCTGGGAGACATTTTTCAGCGAAATGTTAATTTGCGTACTGGACAGGCTCCTGTGATTCACTATATGCCTTATATGTATGAGCTGATCGATACGGGGAAGGTTGACCCTGGGGACGTTGTCACACACGTTATTCCGCTAAGCGATGCCAAACGGGGGTATGAAATTTTCGATACCAGACAAGACAATTGCATCAAAGTTGTACTTAAACCTTAA